A region of Malaciobacter marinus DNA encodes the following proteins:
- a CDS encoding thymidylate synthase, whose product MKQYLDLLQHILDNGIKKEDRTGTGTSSVFGYQMRFDLSEGFPLVTTKKTHLKAIISELLWFIEGSTDERRLAEIHFDDKRENLIDKKTVWTANANKQGKDLGYINTDTIKELGPVYGSQWRSWEGANGKKVDQLADVINQIKTNPDSRRIILNAWNAAEIENMALPPCHTFFQFYVANNKLSCQLYQRSADVFLGVPFNIASYALLTMMIAQVCKLEVGDFVHTFGDVHIYSNHMEQVKLQLTRTPYEKPTMKINKDIENINDFKMSDFELVNYKCHEAIKGEMAV is encoded by the coding sequence TTGAAACAGTATTTAGATTTATTACAACATATTTTAGATAATGGAATAAAAAAAGAAGATAGAACTGGAACTGGTACAAGTTCTGTTTTTGGATATCAAATGAGATTTGATTTAAGTGAAGGCTTTCCTTTAGTTACTACAAAAAAGACACATTTAAAAGCAATTATTAGTGAGCTTTTATGGTTTATTGAAGGAAGTACAGATGAAAGAAGACTTGCAGAAATTCATTTTGATGACAAAAGAGAAAATCTAATAGATAAAAAAACAGTATGGACTGCAAATGCCAATAAACAAGGTAAAGATTTAGGTTATATAAATACTGATACCATAAAAGAGTTAGGCCCAGTTTACGGAAGTCAATGGAGAAGTTGGGAAGGTGCAAATGGTAAAAAAGTTGATCAACTTGCAGATGTAATTAATCAAATTAAAACAAACCCAGATAGTAGAAGAATCATTTTAAATGCATGGAATGCAGCAGAAATTGAGAATATGGCATTACCACCTTGCCATACTTTTTTTCAGTTTTATGTAGCTAATAATAAACTATCTTGTCAGTTATATCAAAGAAGTGCAGATGTATTTTTAGGTGTTCCTTTTAATATCGCTTCATATGCACTTTTAACTATGATGATAGCTCAAGTTTGTAAGTTAGAAGTAGGGGATTTTGTACATACTTTTGGTGATGTACATATTTATTCAAATCATATGGAACAAGTAAAACTACAACTTACAAGAACGCCATATGAAAAACCAACAATGAAAATAAATAAAGATATAGAAAATATAAATGATTTTAAAATGAGTGATTTTGAACTTGTAAATT
- the recQ gene encoding DNA helicase RecQ, with the protein MNNKHKILKDIFGHEYFRSFQEEVVDSIIQKKDVLTILPTGGGKSLCYQLPTLLMDGVTVVISPLIALMQDQIKALNDLNIKAEMISSSQTNDENSFTMQKLLEGKLKFIYVAPERFTSNEFVGVLQRININYFVIDEAHCVSAWGHEFRAEYRNLDKLKRFFPDTCIAAFTATATKKVEADIASSLKLNDAKHFRAKTHRNNLDIKVEPRITNGRKQILNFLKTHKGLCGIIYTFTRKEAESTAQFLCENGYSSKAYHAGLNPSIKDEVYDDFVYEKIDIVVATIAFGMGIDKSNIRFVIHTSLPKTLENYYQEIGRAGRDGDMSYVYLLYSKADEVKRKIQIEDAIDTGYKQTGLDKLEAMYRYCVSNNCRHKIIASYFEDEIDDCKTLCDNCTKGEIEQVDVSVDAQKFLSAVYRSEQRFGTNHIIDILRGSKNQKLLEFGHDRLNVYGLGSDKSKNEWIAIADKLIDIKAVNLGEFRVLKISGLGMQILKGKEKLLIDSDKLGIAQKFEEENTQLSFDEKLYEKFKSLRRELAQEHEVPAYVIFGDKTLKELASKLPLTKEDMLDINGVGLVKYEKYGKNFLSLCKSIKEEFGEKLEDKIPLKKLTKTYLETFELIQDEKTVEEISQIRDLAITSILSHISLLFEHGKISKEKKAQLLEPLTIPSEIQRWIQTGLEHESLKELRKYLYLYEYLNKENN; encoded by the coding sequence ATGAATAATAAACACAAAATACTAAAAGATATATTTGGTCATGAATACTTTAGAAGTTTCCAAGAAGAAGTTGTAGATAGTATTATCCAAAAAAAAGATGTTTTAACTATCTTGCCAACTGGTGGCGGTAAGTCACTTTGCTATCAATTACCAACTTTGCTTATGGATGGAGTAACAGTAGTAATCTCTCCACTTATTGCACTTATGCAAGACCAAATAAAAGCACTAAATGATTTAAATATAAAAGCAGAGATGATAAGCTCTTCTCAAACAAATGATGAAAATAGTTTTACAATGCAAAAGCTTTTAGAAGGTAAACTAAAATTTATCTATGTAGCACCTGAAAGATTTACTTCAAATGAGTTTGTAGGAGTATTACAGCGAATCAATATTAACTATTTTGTTATAGATGAAGCCCATTGTGTAAGTGCTTGGGGACATGAGTTTAGAGCAGAGTATAGAAATCTTGATAAGCTAAAAAGATTTTTCCCAGATACTTGTATTGCTGCATTTACTGCAACTGCAACTAAAAAAGTAGAAGCTGATATTGCTTCAAGTTTAAAACTCAATGATGCTAAACATTTTCGTGCTAAAACACATAGAAACAATCTTGATATAAAAGTAGAACCACGAATTACAAATGGTAGAAAGCAAATACTAAATTTTCTTAAAACTCACAAAGGCTTATGTGGAATTATTTATACTTTTACAAGAAAAGAAGCAGAATCAACAGCGCAGTTTTTGTGTGAAAATGGCTACTCTTCAAAGGCATATCATGCTGGATTAAACCCAAGTATTAAAGATGAGGTTTATGATGATTTTGTATATGAAAAGATTGATATTGTAGTAGCTACTATTGCTTTTGGTATGGGTATTGATAAGTCAAATATTAGATTTGTAATACATACAAGTTTACCTAAAACCTTAGAGAACTATTATCAAGAAATAGGTCGTGCAGGTCGTGATGGTGATATGTCTTATGTTTATTTACTTTATTCAAAAGCTGATGAGGTAAAAAGAAAAATACAAATAGAAGATGCAATTGATACAGGCTATAAACAAACTGGACTTGATAAACTTGAAGCTATGTATAGATATTGTGTATCAAATAATTGTCGCCATAAGATTATTGCTTCTTATTTTGAAGATGAGATTGATGATTGTAAAACTTTGTGTGATAACTGTACAAAAGGTGAGATTGAACAAGTTGATGTAAGTGTTGATGCACAAAAGTTTTTAAGTGCAGTTTATAGAAGCGAACAGCGTTTTGGAACAAATCATATTATTGATATTTTAAGAGGCTCAAAAAATCAAAAACTTCTTGAGTTTGGACATGACAGACTAAATGTTTATGGCTTGGGAAGTGATAAAAGTAAAAATGAATGGATAGCAATTGCTGATAAACTAATAGATATAAAAGCAGTTAACTTAGGTGAATTTAGAGTCTTAAAAATAAGTGGTTTAGGAATGCAAATCCTTAAAGGCAAAGAAAAACTTCTAATAGATAGTGATAAGTTAGGTATTGCCCAAAAATTTGAAGAAGAGAATACACAGTTAAGTTTTGATGAAAAGTTATATGAAAAGTTTAAAAGCTTAAGAAGAGAGTTAGCACAAGAGCATGAAGTACCAGCTTATGTTATATTTGGAGATAAAACTTTAAAAGAGTTAGCTTCAAAACTACCTCTTACAAAAGAAGATATGCTTGATATAAATGGCGTTGGTCTTGTAAAATATGAAAAATATGGCAAGAATTTTTTAAGCTTATGTAAAAGTATAAAAGAAGAGTTTGGTGAAAAGTTAGAAGATAAAATTCCTTTAAAAAAACTTACAAAAACATACTTAGAAACTTTTGAATTAATACAAGATGAAAAAACAGTAGAAGAAATATCACAAATTAGAGATTTAGCAATAACTTCTATTCTTTCTCATATCTCACTTTTATTTGAACATGGTAAAATATCAAAAGAGAAAAAAGCACAACTTTTAGAACCTTTAACTATTCCAAGTGAAATTCAAAGATGGATTCAAACTGGATTAGAGCATGAAAGTTTAAAAGAATTAAGAAAATACTTGTATTTATATGAGTATTTAAATAAGGAAAACAATTGA
- a CDS encoding AAA family ATPase, producing the protein MELVYLWVEEYKNIKKQGFNFSPRFKCEYDEKTNELTIDENKEYVSIFPENINLTAIVGENGTGKTSLIDFINTSIDIKNKNSFLFLYIENNIRYYKSNLKMSPTNFNTLNKFYFTNNNYNFKNTIINAKSYDINNIFKFFVSIFEKVENIYFNPKSILITENKEKKSQIIEELLKNIKNKNIQKKELLKINIFVLNLINENFNNETYINFLCDEYEYIESPEIYDEIQQKTLRTKLKQNEFYKDFLDYLINLLISLKNNSKKPINPFTNFIKDQRIYYLFRNVRRINSIEDFLDELVESKFIKQRYQTFYNDCKDYFDLEQNYLYKNIQLSNVKIEIINKFKELLNFDFFDNREVSFNSFSEGEKNLFLSNLEIYSKFQEGNKIILLDEIELFLHPQWQKQYINSLLQLFEFNHIHFIFVTHSPFLLSDLPKKNIIFLDKVDENTKDKYPSINIEKLEKGNCLNVSKFININPFGANIHTLLSHGFFMKDGLMGEFAKNKISKILKFLSEENKFIDLEVKILPPLKIQNNFFEKNLKPIIEFIGEEFLKEKLLKMYEIKFPKCNEAKIKELENEIKRLKNASN; encoded by the coding sequence ATGGAATTGGTTTATTTATGGGTAGAAGAGTATAAAAATATAAAAAAACAAGGTTTTAACTTTTCTCCTAGATTTAAGTGTGAGTATGATGAAAAAACAAATGAATTAACTATTGATGAAAACAAAGAGTATGTAAGTATTTTTCCTGAGAATATAAACCTCACTGCAATAGTTGGTGAGAATGGAACTGGAAAGACTTCTTTAATAGACTTTATAAATACATCTATAGATATTAAAAATAAAAATTCTTTTTTATTTTTATATATAGAAAACAATATAAGGTATTATAAATCTAACTTGAAAATGTCTCCTACAAACTTTAACACTCTTAATAAATTTTATTTTACAAATAATAATTATAATTTTAAAAATACAATAATAAATGCTAAAAGTTATGATATAAATAATATATTTAAATTTTTTGTTTCAATATTTGAAAAAGTAGAAAATATTTATTTTAATCCAAAATCAATTTTAATCACAGAAAATAAAGAAAAAAAATCACAAATTATTGAAGAACTTTTAAAAAATATAAAAAACAAAAATATTCAAAAAAAAGAATTATTAAAAATAAATATTTTTGTGTTAAACTTGATAAATGAAAACTTTAATAATGAAACTTACATAAATTTTTTGTGTGATGAATATGAATATATAGAAAGCCCAGAAATTTATGATGAAATTCAACAAAAAACATTAAGAACAAAATTAAAACAGAATGAATTTTATAAAGATTTTTTAGATTATTTAATAAATTTACTGATATCTTTAAAAAATAATTCAAAGAAACCTATTAATCCTTTTACAAATTTTATAAAAGACCAAAGAATATATTATCTTTTTAGAAATGTCAGAAGAATAAATTCTATAGAGGATTTTTTAGATGAATTAGTTGAAAGTAAATTTATCAAACAAAGATATCAAACTTTTTATAATGACTGTAAAGATTATTTTGATTTAGAACAAAACTATCTTTATAAAAACATACAATTATCTAATGTAAAAATTGAAATAATTAATAAATTTAAAGAGCTCTTAAATTTTGATTTTTTCGATAATAGAGAAGTATCTTTTAACAGCTTTAGCGAAGGGGAAAAAAACTTATTCCTATCAAACTTAGAAATATATTCTAAATTTCAAGAAGGTAATAAAATTATATTATTAGATGAAATAGAATTATTTTTACATCCACAATGGCAAAAACAATATATAAATAGTTTATTACAATTGTTTGAATTTAATCACATTCATTTTATTTTTGTTACACATTCACCTTTTTTACTTTCAGACTTACCAAAAAAAAATATAATATTTTTAGATAAAGTAGATGAAAATACAAAAGACAAATATCCTTCAATTAATATTGAAAAACTAGAAAAAGGAAATTGTCTAAATGTAAGTAAGTTTATTAATATAAATCCATTTGGAGCAAATATTCATACATTACTTTCACATGGCTTTTTTATGAAAGATGGACTTATGGGTGAATTTGCAAAAAATAAAATTTCAAAAATATTAAAATTTTTAAGTGAGGAAAATAAATTTATCGATTTAGAAGTTAAAATTTTACCTCCATTAAAAATACAAAATAACTTTTTTGAAAAAAATTTAAAACCTATTATTGAGTTTATTGGAGAAGAGTTTTTAAAAGAAAAGCTTTTAAAAATGTATGAAATTAAATTTCCAAAATGTAATGAAGCAAAAATAAAAGAATTAGAAAATGAAATAAAAAGATTAAAAAATGCTTCAAATTAA